The Amycolatopsis sp. DG1A-15b genome window below encodes:
- a CDS encoding helix-turn-helix transcriptional regulator → MASTVTSRRKQLGNELRHARTAARMTQQQVAEVLGCTQGKVNKIESGAVGVKLGDVRSMLNAFGINGEEADTLMNLARAAAGQRGHWSGYRSVVPHWFRTFTDLEPAAAEILTWHGERIPGPLQSEHYMLKQFTEAGATDVTSLVRNRLDRKAVFEQQQPPYYRFIISEGALRRAPGGYAPAVMLDQVEHLLSLEKHPRVYVHVLPFGARLAAVPNDFTIMRFPDRTRDFVYIEHSAGGLYLDDVKDFNIFVDSWDRLRGAALERQETRQFLKELAEGYRAQMQQLQ, encoded by the coding sequence ATGGCCAGCACCGTCACCTCGCGCCGGAAGCAGCTCGGGAACGAGCTCCGGCATGCCCGCACCGCGGCGCGGATGACACAGCAGCAGGTCGCCGAGGTCCTCGGCTGCACCCAGGGCAAGGTCAACAAGATCGAGTCCGGTGCCGTCGGGGTGAAGCTCGGGGATGTGCGATCGATGCTGAACGCGTTCGGGATCAACGGCGAAGAGGCCGACACGCTGATGAACCTGGCGCGGGCCGCCGCCGGGCAGCGCGGCCACTGGTCCGGCTACCGCTCGGTGGTGCCGCACTGGTTCCGCACCTTCACCGACCTGGAGCCCGCGGCCGCGGAGATCCTCACCTGGCACGGTGAGCGCATCCCGGGCCCGCTGCAGTCCGAGCACTACATGCTCAAGCAGTTCACCGAAGCCGGCGCGACGGACGTGACGTCGCTGGTGCGCAACCGGCTCGACCGCAAGGCGGTGTTCGAGCAGCAGCAGCCGCCGTACTACCGGTTCATCATCAGCGAAGGCGCGCTGCGCCGGGCACCCGGCGGGTACGCGCCCGCGGTGATGCTCGACCAGGTCGAACACCTGCTCTCGCTCGAGAAGCACCCGCGGGTCTACGTACACGTACTGCCGTTCGGCGCCCGGCTGGCCGCGGTGCCCAACGACTTCACGATCATGCGGTTCCCGGACCGCACGCGGGACTTCGTCTACATCGAGCACTCCGCGGGCGGGCTGTACCTCGACGACGTCAAGGACTTCAACATCTTCGTCGACTCGTGGGACCGGCTGCGCGGAGCCGCGCTGGAGCGCCAGGAGACCCGGCAGTTCCTCAAGGAGCTTGCGGAGGGTTACCGCGCCCAGATGCAGCAGCTCCAATAG
- a CDS encoding SAM-dependent methyltransferase, producing the protein MDPAFLPEAVDLDRPNIARIYDWALGGTANWAIDRQYGEQAVQAFPLAKALARGNRDFLGRAVRYCLAQGITQFLDLGSGIPTAGNVHEVADDYADDSRCVYVDHEPVAVAHGRMLLEEAGDPERHAVLHADLRDAEEVWEAALATGVLDPDRPICLLTVAVLHFLPDVTGVREAIRNYRTLLAPGSAYVLSHATESGVEGDELEQIRKLVKLSERSSSPAVSRSLDEIAAFFGTFDVVEPGIVPVGEWRPEPGAATVPLASVVGGVGRKPGGRNDDAGPRSP; encoded by the coding sequence GTGGACCCCGCCTTCCTCCCCGAGGCCGTCGACCTCGATCGGCCGAACATCGCGCGCATCTACGACTGGGCCCTCGGCGGCACCGCGAACTGGGCGATCGACCGGCAGTACGGCGAGCAGGCGGTGCAGGCGTTCCCGCTCGCGAAGGCGCTCGCGCGGGGCAACCGGGACTTCCTCGGCCGGGCCGTGCGCTACTGCCTCGCCCAGGGCATCACGCAGTTCCTCGACCTCGGCTCCGGCATCCCGACCGCGGGCAACGTGCACGAGGTCGCCGACGACTACGCCGACGACAGCCGGTGCGTCTACGTCGACCACGAGCCCGTGGCCGTCGCGCACGGGCGGATGCTGCTCGAAGAAGCCGGCGATCCCGAGCGCCACGCCGTGCTGCACGCCGACCTGCGGGACGCCGAAGAGGTCTGGGAAGCTGCGCTCGCCACCGGCGTGCTCGACCCGGACCGGCCGATCTGCCTGCTGACCGTGGCGGTGCTGCACTTCCTGCCGGACGTCACCGGCGTCCGCGAAGCCATCCGCAACTACCGGACGCTCCTGGCGCCGGGATCGGCGTACGTGCTTTCGCACGCGACCGAATCCGGCGTCGAGGGCGATGAGCTGGAGCAGATCCGGAAACTGGTGAAGCTGTCCGAACGGTCGAGCTCGCCCGCGGTTTCCCGGTCTCTCGACGAGATCGCGGCGTTCTTCGGTACCTTCGACGTCGTCGAGCCCGGGATCGTGCCTGTGGGAGAGTGGCGCCCGGAGCCCGGCGCCGCCACGGTCCCCCTCGCGAGCGTGGTCGGCGGTGTCGGCCGCAAGCCTGGAGGACGCAATGACGACGCAGGACCCCGAAGCCCCTGA